The Vigna unguiculata cultivar IT97K-499-35 chromosome 1, ASM411807v1, whole genome shotgun sequence nucleotide sequence gctttattaagaaaaaatgaaCAATCTGGCATGTGCCATGTCCAGGGGTATAACCAACAGaattcaatcttcaatgatAAGGAGATTTCCACTCCCCAACTTGGATGTCGTCCATTGTCATACATTGCTAAGTTAAATGATTGGTTGTGTAATTGTAGGGAGTTCCAAGCTCTTCCCCTACCTTTCCCTCATGTAATGGTTGCTTGCTCATCTTACAGCCTATGATTTTTGTGGATTCTATCTATAGcctccaaaatatttttaaaccttatGAGGTGCAGTTTTAGCCTGTTCAAAATGAAGATTATTGGTCTGCTTATATTAGTCTAAATTTAATTCTCAACCCCCACATGCGACACAAACAATCAGGAAGACGAAGTGAAAATCGTATTCACAATGAAATAGACCAGTCAACTCCATACAAACAAAAGAAATGTTCGTTTTGCAGAAGTATTGGTCATAATAGAAGAAATTGTTCAAATAAACactgaattttctttttgtgtaaCTCTAATCACTACACTACATCAACTTTGTCtactttaatttcaatattatgtCATCCACTAgttattaagatatttaattttatgtactttttattaagaaaatcttctcctttttttttcttatgtgcatatttattttattctctattAATTACTTAactaaactttttatttttaaaaaaatttaatagtaacAATTGAGAACgtgaaaaataattgaaaaaaaaatcactttagtAGACGACTTCTTCATAAAAAATCCAAAACTAAAGTCATGTCATATTGGCATGACTTTGCTTAAGCAGattattaacttaattaaagTCGTATGATTATGACGCGactttttttgaaagaaatgtCTTGCCATTTTGGCACGATTTTAAGTCATTGTAgtatctacaaaaaaaaaaaacactttcaaCTTTAACCAACCAGACAGATTTGTTCCATCAAATCCCTCAAGAAGCCCCAAATCCGATCCATTCCAATGGGATCGAATCCCTCACAAAGTCCCACAGATCCGATTCGCTTAAGCCGATATCAGATCTCTCACTTTTTCTCTTAAACATAGATCCCTTCCATTGCAATGGGATTAGATCCCTTATTTAACCACACCCGGATCTTCATGTTCAGCTCACTCACACCATGAGTGATGGGTTCCAACTTTGCATCAGGCCATTCACTCACACTCACACCATGTGTAGATGTATTCCAACTTTGCAGAGTTCCTCACCATATCACAACTCAACATCAACGAAAAAGACATCGACATCATTTCATAACTCAAGTTGCACacacataaatattaaaatatctggAGACTCACCTGAAATGGCAGCACCACGACACCAATGTCTCCATCAAAGCCAAAAACCAAGATTGGCTTCTCCCCTCTTATAACTTATACACCCCACCAATACCATATACCAGCCTATCTAACTTATTCAATACGTATTTAATGGCTTTTTTAAGtcaaacaaattcaaatattgttTGTATGGTCATAAGGTGTCAAGAATCTAACGCTTTTTCAACGCTGGGAGAGAGAGGAAAGGGTGAAATTGTCATTAAGTTGGTGAATCCACTCAAATCACCAATATGTGGTGAGATTAGTTTGCTGCATCCCGCTAATCACCATTGTGCCTTCCTCTTAAAACTTGCGAAACGAACACATAAAAAACTCCACGATCCATCTTCGCTAAACCACTCTACCTCAAATGAATATAGCATTAATACTAACACACACCACTtgcattttctcatttttccaTCTTTTCATTCttctatatttcaaaatcacttaaaaatgtCTCAtcaaattgtaagaaaaaaattatcaatatctAGTCgtaaaaattaatatcattatcttataacataacataatatatatatatatatatatatatatatatatatatatatatatatatataaactcgTAATCTTGTATTAAGTTATCTTTGagttataatatttaagttgtccCAAGTCAAGTGAGATTATGAGAGAAACTTCTTTTCTCGTGGAttaaagtttgttaatgttttatttaaaccatgttaattttttttttcgtttttcttgctctttatgtttctctaatttattattattttcaacacCTACAATGTACCTATTTTCTACGTGTTTGTATGAGTTTGGTTCTTATCAAATGAATTTGTGATCTATTTAACAACATTctatatgtgatttttttttttactaattaccTTCTATTGACTAACAGTGCGAATTATGATATAATCATTTTCTATGTATGTGGTAGATGAtcgttttgaatttataaacgAGCAATTTTTACTACTAATATCTCAAACTGAGGCACCCACCAAATTACCCTACATCAAATACTATATAAGGGGAATGTTCAATTGCATAACAAGTTATTGTGAGATCAATATCTAACAAATTGAGCAGTTTCTCTTAAGTCACTTTAAACTCTGTAACAATAACAAGAAGATTGAAACATAGTTTTGACCAGTACATGAAACAACTAATAGAAAGAGGTTTTATTGATTATAAGTGCACACTGATACAGAGCAGACACACCAAAGACACACCAAAGTGTCTATCCAACCATAAATAACCCAAGACAGAAAAAACCCAAGCTAAATTAATACAAGGCCTCAAACTACCATATTTAAAGTGCAAGTTTTTATTGGGTAAGTCCACGAAACtcctctattttgaaaaaagtgCTTTCTTTATTCCATCAATATAAGCATACACCTTCTTTTCATCAGGAAGTGTTTTGGATACGGCCTCTCTCTCCATGCATCTCTTGGCCCAAGCAACGAGTTTAGGACATTCTGTGTCCATTTTGAAGTTACCATATGTCTCATACGTATAGAACCAACTATAAAAGGGGATCAGACCAACATCAACAAAGCCAAACATGTCGCCCCCAAAAAAAGGTTTGTCTCCAAGTGTTTCTTCTAGTTGCTTAAAGATAGAGATAAACTCCTTTTTCCATGTCTCATGCTCCTCTCCACTGGAAAGCCACATTTTCCTCCATGTATCATACACCTGCATTCAATAACCAATATCACAAAACCAGAAATCgttgacaaaaacaaaatttaaagcaGAACAAAAAGAGATGAGATGACAACAAACCAAAAGCACATACCTTTTTGTCAATGTAATCGATCCAGAATCTGGCTTGAGCCCTCTCATAAGGGTCAGAGGGCATGAGTTGAGGGTTGTGATTCCATATCTCATCGATATACTGCAGTATTATTGCAGATTCACAAATGGGTTTTCCATTATGGATCAGAACTGGAATCTTCTTGTGAACAGGGTTCATCTGCAGAAGCAAAGGGCTCTTGTTTCTGAGATCCTCTTCCTTGTATTCGTACTTAACACCCTTTTCTGCCAATGCAATCCTAATCCGCATCCCAAACATGCTGGCCCATGTATCCAACAGAACAACCTCGTCCGCCATCACTGCACGCACAGGATCATCAACTCCAACTCAGGTTGTCAACTGGCTTTGCTGCTAGATGCTTTGGGCTAGCAGGAGAGGTGATGATATTTATaacgaaaaaaataaatgtggagATAGTTCTGGAATGTTCTTCTTGAGCAAAGACTAAAGACTATAGTTACGTTTGCAGTTACGTTTGCAATTACGTGAATTTCGTTTACCTAACCCTGATACTCCTCCCTAGCCACCTAGCCACTATACTACGTGTCTAAATATTATTGGAATTTTAATGGACTCATTATTATCATTTACTATCTCGAAGAGAGTTCAATTCAAAATTCTCGATTGAAAACATCAAAAAGCTGAGCAgaggagagaaaaataagaggtctttattttttaatggcaaaatattattttatttttaatttatttcttgatTAACGAGAATGCCAGAAGCAACGATTTGTGTCGAGGACAATCTGCTTTTAAAAACATCACTATCATATTAAAAAGACTTATCAGTACAGAACTTGTCTAATTAGTGCTCTTTTCAAACGACTCTTTTTTAAGTTTCTTGAATTAGTTATTCTATCCCTTATCTACATTTTGATCCGCGCaatgaatgaaattatttttaagactacaaaagtttatttttattataattaaaagaggagtcctacacctcctgtcGTAAAGAGTCTCGTATGGCGTCATGCCAATGTTCGCATGAAagttgttgttgtaggtgaactctatcaaaggcaataccTCGTCCCAAGCTTCCAGATGGTCCAATATGCATGTCCTCAACAAGTCTTCTaatgactggatcgtcctctcggactgaccatcggtctgagagtgataagctgaactcatggtgagcttgctacccatagcatcctgtagcgtctgccaaaaccgggatgtgaaccgtgggtctctgttggaaactatgctcgagggCACCCCATGAAGTCTTACTATCTCTTTAATGTACAACTGAGCCAGTTTGGCCATAGACattctcaagttcatcgccaaaaagtgtgcactcttggtcagtcgatctactatcacccagataGTGTCATGTCCCCTAAAAGTCCGTGGAAGATGAGTCACgaagtccatggagatgctgtcccatttccacactggtaccTCCAACGACTGTAGAATGCCACCGGGTCTCtaatgctccaccttcgccttttgACACGTCAGACAGGCGgatacaaactgagccacatccttcttcatcccctgccaccagaaagtttccttgaggtcctggtacatcttagtcatgccaggatgcaagctaagacgactcttgtgtccttcctcaaggatcaactttctcacctcagcatcatcaggtatacatactctgcctcgaaacctcagtatgccatccTCACCCAAAACAAAATCTCTAGCCTCATCTGATCCAATCTGTTCCCTAACTCTGCTCAGACTGGCATCCAATAACTGCCTCTCCCTGATcgagtccaagaagtcactagatatagtaagggtactacacctaatggactcggaccccaactccacctgtatcctCATATCTCTGAACTTCTTTAGCAgttctacctcttttatcatgagatgtgccgTATGTACCGTCTTTCTGCTCAGAGCATCTgctaccacatttgccttccccgggtGATATAGAAGTTCGAAGTCAtagtccttcaggaattccatccacctcctctgcctcatgttcagctccttctgatcaaacaagtacttgagGCTCTTATGATCGCTGAACACTCGGAACTGAGCCCCAtacagatagtgcctccagatcttcaaggcgaAAACTATAGCCGCCaattccaagtcatgagtgggatagttacgcTCATGTATCTTAAGCTGCctcgaagcatatgccactgccttcttttcctgcatcaaaacacaaccaagtccaagatgagaggcgtcacagtagacctcaaacggtttccccacatccggaattaccaatataggagcactcgtcaatctcctctttaactcttgaaagctctcctcacacttgtccgtccaagtgaaaggttggtccttccgtgtaagcaaagtcagaggcgccactatcttggagaatccctctatgaatctcctatagtagcccgctaaccccacaaagcttctgatctctgtggccgacttgggactttcccactttaccactgcctcgaccttcgccaggtccactgcaatcccctgggctgatatcacatgccccaaaaactgaacctcatccatccagaactcgcacttggacaacttggcatacagtTGCTTCTCTCTCAACACCCCAAGCACCAACCTaaggtgttctgcatgctcctcctgagtcctggagtagatcaggatgtcgtctatgaagaccacaaCAAACTTGTCTAGGAAAGgtcggaagatcctgttcatgtagtccatgaacactgccggggcgttggtcacaccgaacggcataaccacatactcatagtggccatacctcgacctgaaggttgtcttctgtacatcatcagcctttaccaaaatctgatgataacccgagcgcagatctatcttcgagaacactgatGATCCAtgtaactgatccatcaagtcatcaattctcgggagcagatacttattcttgatcgtcatcttgttcagctgcctgtagtccacacacagacgcaaactcccgtccttcttcttcaccaacaacactggtgctccccaaggcgaagtactgggtcggatgaactgtttctccatcagatcttctatctgtttcttgagcttTACCAACTCTGCTGGAGCCATACAATACGGAGCCATCGATATCGGGCCTGTTCCTGGGACTAGATCGAtggagaactccacctctctactgggaggcaaccctggtacctcTTCTGGAAACACATCCCCAAAATCCTGTACAACTGGTATCACAGACGTCGTTTCTCCTCTCTCCACCTCCATATGTGTGAAGATCATGTAGCACTGCGCACCGTCCTGTAGCTCCCTCATAACTCCCTGGGAGGAAACCAACTCATGTTCCTCtgagtcgggaaacaacaacttcttctcccgacaatctatcagaatgcgattggcagagagccaatccatccctaagatcacctccaactcctgtagaggtaggcagattaagttcaccttgtacctgcgcccctctacctccacCGGAAGCCTAGaacacaaggacgacgtcctgaccaaacccgacgccggagtagacactgcaagctcacactgcagctcgcgCACCGGCAAAAGGACCGTTCCACACAAGCAaaagacacaaaagagtgtgtcgctccagaatcatataacacacaGCAAGAAGAACCAGCTATCATGCAACtacccataaccaagttacctgagCCAGATGCCTCAGCCCCTGACATGGCGTACActctgcccgtcgcctgaggcctgcTGCCTCTGTCTCTCCCCTGATGCTGATGGGGTgcctgaactggagggcgtgtcgctgccctggcaaggttgggacaatccctcccaaagtggccttccttgccacagttgttgcacctgCGGTAACCCTCCCTACGTGGACAAGCATAcctcgggtggggtcctccaTAGGTGTAACACTGCACTCGGCCCTGCTGAggaggaagacccctagacccctgaggctgatggtgtggtctatcatacggtctcctcctctcctcatgtctgggcctggacccagatggtccaccgatcctctgaggcggctgtggctgctgtgggcgctggccttccacctcgcgcttcatcttctccatcaccctggccttctctaccagagcagcaaagtccttgatggacaaaggAGCTACCATCAAGCGGATGTCACCGCGGAGCCCGTTCTCAaacttcctgcatcgccactcctcatcgagtggcagggtgtagaaacggctgaggtgtttgaacTTCTCGGCATACTCTGTAAcagtcttccctccctgggtcaactggaggaactccacctccttggcgtaccggATGCTGTCAGGAAAGTACTCGGATAGGAATCTCTCCCTGAAAGTTTCCCATGTCACTGGGTCATCTCTCTCCTCTAAGATGGATCTggtgctgctccaccaatgctccgcctCCCCCGTGAGCATATAAACTGAGAACGCCAGCCTGTTCTCCGCAGGGCACATCTTGGCATCATAGATgcgctccaggtccttcagccattggtctgcggcgtcaggactagTCTTCCCGTCAAACTTCGCCGGGTGGTGCTTCAGGAAATCCTCTAGACCCCATTCCCTAACTGCAAGTCGTGGTTCAGGACCAAGCACAGGGGCagccgccctgttctcctccaactggcggagggcctccatatgctgcctatgagcatcctcagcagctactctcgcagcctccatctgtTGCATCACAGCCTGCTGCTGCTCAAGTGAcgccgcctgtcgctgcatggatgtctcatgctgctgcatcatcgcagcactctgctgTGCCATAGttgctaccatcgcctctatggcTCTGGCGATATCTGGTGCGTCCCCCTGGGATGATTGAGAAGCTCGGCGAGGC carries:
- the LOC114183753 gene encoding glutathione S-transferase 3-like — protein: MADEVVLLDTWASMFGMRIRIALAEKGVKYEYKEEDLRNKSPLLLQMNPVHKKIPVLIHNGKPICESAIILQYIDEIWNHNPQLMPSDPYERAQARFWIDYIDKKVYDTWRKMWLSSGEEHETWKKEFISIFKQLEETLGDKPFFGGDMFGFVDVGLIPFYSWFYTYETYGNFKMDTECPKLVAWAKRCMEREAVSKTLPDEKKVYAYIDGIKKALFSK
- the LOC114187736 gene encoding uncharacterized protein LOC114187736, with amino-acid sequence MQRQAASLEQQQAVMQQMEAARLEENRAAAPVLGPEPRLAVREWGLEDFLKHHPAKFDGKTSPDAADQWLKDLERIYDAKMCPAENRLAFSVYMLTGEAEHWWSSTRSILEERDDPVTWETFRERFLSEYFPDSIRYAKEGVMRELQDGAQCYMIFTHMEVERGETTSVIPVVQDFGDVFPEEVPGLPPSREVEFSIDLVPGTGPISMAPYCMAPAELCVDYRQLNKMTIKNKYLLPRIDDLMDQLHGSSVFSKIDLRSGYHQILVKADDVQKTTFRSRYGHYEYVVMPFGVTNAPAVFMDYMNRIFRPFLDKFVVVFIDDILIYSRTQEEHAEHLRLVLGVLREKQLYAKLSKERQLLDASLSRVREQIGSDEARDFVLGEDGILRRRWSIRDPVAFYSRWRYQCGNGTASPWTS